One window of bacterium genomic DNA carries:
- a CDS encoding acyl-CoA thioesterase codes for MTEPTRLVPSSSRTAMTELVLPEDTNTHGDMFGGRVLALADKCAGIAAMRHCRMPVVTVSMDRIDFLHPIRQGMIVMLSAELTAAFRTSMEVVVAVEAEDPRTGERTQTCRALVTLVALNENGRPAPIPPLEFDTDEERARAERAAARRAQRLVTRGEL; via the coding sequence GTGACCGAGCCGACCCGCCTCGTCCCCTCGTCCTCGCGCACCGCGATGACGGAACTGGTCCTCCCCGAGGACACCAACACCCACGGCGACATGTTCGGCGGACGGGTCCTCGCCCTGGCCGACAAGTGCGCCGGGATCGCCGCGATGCGCCACTGCCGGATGCCGGTCGTCACCGTCTCGATGGACCGGATCGACTTCCTCCACCCGATCCGGCAGGGGATGATCGTCATGCTCTCGGCCGAGCTGACGGCCGCCTTCCGCACGTCGATGGAGGTCGTCGTCGCCGTCGAGGCCGAGGATCCCCGGACCGGCGAGAGGACGCAGACCTGCCGCGCCTTGGTCACCCTCGTCGCCCTGAACGAGAACGGCCGCCCGGCCCCGATCCCGCCGCTCGAATTCGACACGGACGAGGAACGGGCGCGGGCGGAACGGGCGGCGGCGCGCCGCGCGCAGCGGCTGGTGACCCGCGGAGAGCTGTAG
- a CDS encoding saccharopine dehydrogenase NADP-binding domain-containing protein, with amino-acid sequence MANDGLRGKRAAVLGAGRQGTAAAYDFARVGGAAEVDLVDRSSEALDKALAHLRRLAPETRFAGIKADAASERSLAAALSGAAAALSALPYRFGPNAARAAVAARCHLVDLGGNTDVSAAFLALDGEARAAGIALVPDTGLAPGLANTLAAAGIEALDEPEAARIWCGGLPRRPLPPLGYRLVFSAAGLLNEYAGEAVFLRDGKIALVPALSEIEQLELPELGRVEAFPTSGGTSTAPQTYLGRLKTFEYRTVRYPGHRDRFLALAEIGLLSETPVPLPDGSAVRPRDVAVALLAPLLDHPEEPDLVVLRVEVAGRHDGRPARVVFDLFDREDPATGFTAMERCTAFPAAAVAEMAASGEIAPGSRPLEIAVPPAPFLARLAQRPLALVRR; translated from the coding sequence ATGGCGAACGACGGTCTGCGCGGAAAGCGCGCCGCGGTGCTCGGCGCCGGGCGGCAAGGAACGGCGGCGGCCTACGACTTCGCGCGCGTCGGCGGCGCGGCCGAGGTCGATCTCGTCGATCGCTCGAGCGAGGCGCTCGACAAGGCGCTGGCGCATCTGCGGCGCCTCGCCCCGGAAACGCGCTTCGCCGGGATCAAGGCCGACGCGGCGAGCGAACGCTCCTTGGCGGCGGCGCTCTCCGGAGCGGCCGCGGCCCTTTCCGCGCTCCCTTACCGCTTCGGGCCGAACGCGGCCCGCGCGGCCGTCGCCGCGCGCTGCCACCTCGTCGATCTCGGCGGCAACACCGACGTCTCGGCGGCGTTCCTCGCGCTCGACGGCGAGGCCCGCGCGGCGGGGATCGCCCTCGTGCCCGACACGGGACTCGCGCCGGGGCTCGCCAACACGCTCGCCGCGGCGGGGATCGAGGCGCTCGACGAGCCGGAGGCGGCGCGGATCTGGTGCGGCGGCCTGCCGCGGCGCCCGCTTCCGCCGCTCGGCTACCGCCTCGTCTTCAGCGCGGCCGGACTGCTCAACGAGTACGCGGGGGAGGCCGTCTTTCTCCGCGACGGCAAGATCGCGCTCGTCCCCGCCCTGTCCGAGATCGAGCAGCTCGAGCTGCCGGAGCTCGGGCGGGTGGAGGCGTTCCCGACGAGCGGCGGGACCTCGACCGCGCCGCAGACCTACCTCGGCCGGCTGAAGACGTTCGAGTACCGCACGGTGCGCTACCCCGGCCACCGCGACCGCTTCCTCGCGCTGGCCGAGATCGGGCTGCTCTCCGAGACGCCGGTCCCGCTGCCCGACGGGTCCGCGGTCCGTCCGCGCGACGTCGCGGTCGCGCTGCTCGCGCCGCTGCTCGACCATCCCGAGGAGCCGGACCTCGTCGTGCTGCGGGTCGAGGTGGCGGGGCGCCACGACGGCCGGCCGGCGCGCGTCGTCTTCGACCTGTTCGACCGCGAGGACCCCGCGACGGGGTTCACGGCGATGGAGCGCTGCACCGCCTTCCCCGCCGCCGCGGTCGCCGAGATGGCCGCGTCGGGGGAGATCGCCCCCGGCTCGCGCCCGCTGGAAATCGCCGTGCCCCCCGCCCCGTTCCTCGCCCGCCTCGCCCAACGCCCGCTGGCGCTCGTGCGCCGCTGA